A genomic segment from Sphingopyxis sp. DBS4 encodes:
- a CDS encoding NADP-dependent oxidoreductase → MSKAWHLIRRPQGLPTHDDFALRELPDSPLDADQIRVRNLWLSVDPYMRGRMNDAKSYAAGFQLDQPMTGGAIGEVVESRIEGFASGDLILHMGGWRDGGVIGLDMMPNKLPAEALAAGLSPQTFLHNMGLTGGTAWIGLLRVAAAKPGDTVFVSAAAGAVGSAVVQIAKAREMTVIGSAGGVEKGRWVDELGADAVVDYKAGPVLPQLAAALERLGKPGIDVYFDNVGGEHLDAAFATANDFARFAICGMIDVYNDGKPQEMTHLIRTIPARIRMEGFIYTDQFIDCAEEFYADMGGLIASGAVTMRETVREGLDAAPDAFLGLFSGENIGKMLVRL, encoded by the coding sequence ATGAGCAAGGCATGGCATTTGATCCGCCGTCCGCAGGGACTGCCGACGCACGACGATTTCGCATTGCGCGAACTTCCCGACAGCCCGCTCGACGCCGACCAGATCCGCGTCCGCAATCTCTGGCTGTCGGTCGATCCCTATATGCGCGGGCGGATGAATGACGCGAAAAGCTATGCGGCGGGGTTTCAACTCGATCAGCCGATGACCGGCGGCGCGATCGGCGAGGTCGTCGAGAGCCGGATAGAGGGCTTCGCGTCCGGCGACCTGATCCTGCATATGGGGGGCTGGCGCGATGGCGGCGTCATCGGGCTCGACATGATGCCGAACAAGCTGCCCGCCGAGGCGTTGGCGGCGGGCCTTTCGCCCCAGACCTTTCTGCACAATATGGGCCTGACCGGTGGAACAGCCTGGATCGGGCTGCTGCGTGTCGCGGCGGCGAAGCCTGGCGACACGGTCTTCGTTTCGGCGGCGGCGGGCGCGGTCGGCTCGGCCGTGGTCCAGATCGCCAAGGCGCGCGAGATGACGGTCATCGGCTCGGCGGGCGGCGTAGAAAAAGGCCGCTGGGTTGACGAGCTCGGCGCCGATGCGGTGGTCGATTACAAGGCCGGGCCGGTCCTGCCGCAGCTTGCCGCGGCGCTCGAACGCCTCGGCAAGCCGGGCATCGACGTCTATTTCGACAATGTCGGCGGCGAGCATCTCGACGCTGCCTTCGCGACTGCCAATGATTTCGCGCGCTTCGCGATCTGCGGCATGATCGACGTCTATAACGACGGCAAGCCCCAGGAGATGACGCATCTGATCCGCACCATCCCGGCGCGCATCCGTATGGAAGGTTTCATCTACACCGACCAGTTCATCGACTGCGCCGAGGAATTCTACGCCGATATGGGCGGGCTGATCGCGAGCGGCGCGGTCACGATGCGCGAGACCGTGCGCGAGGGACTGGACGCGGCTCCCGATGCCTTCCTCGGCCTGTTTTCGGGCGAAAATATCGGCAAGATGCTCGTTCGGTTGTAA
- a CDS encoding DUF4349 domain-containing protein has protein sequence MRNRLLAGAMALALVGCSEKQSEDASVSTSNAPAAEAAASDAAGPDVALNAAPGVAFDYSYTFRLADDRIAKVQEEHAAACETLGVQRCRIVDVRYQLDDEKLVEAQTQFKLEPGIARKFGASALASVEKAEGVLADASVKGEDVGTEILASQQRSAGSETEIARIEERLKAGGLDKRERAELLAQVAQLRGQLGDERQSRRDGEARIAWTSVAFNYVSDGGLPGIGRENPFSNAWSALLGSGGTLLSVVLVFGAAILPWALLAALAVYLWRRFRGRPTEPPASAT, from the coding sequence ATGCGAAATAGGCTCTTAGCGGGCGCGATGGCGCTCGCCCTGGTCGGCTGCTCGGAAAAGCAGTCCGAGGATGCAAGCGTTTCCACATCCAATGCCCCAGCCGCCGAAGCCGCCGCCAGCGACGCCGCCGGTCCCGACGTCGCACTGAACGCGGCGCCCGGTGTCGCCTTCGATTATTCCTATACCTTCCGCCTCGCCGACGACCGCATCGCCAAGGTTCAGGAGGAGCATGCCGCGGCGTGCGAGACGCTCGGTGTCCAGCGCTGCCGCATTGTCGATGTCCGCTACCAGCTCGACGACGAGAAGCTTGTCGAGGCGCAGACGCAGTTCAAGCTCGAACCGGGGATCGCGCGCAAATTCGGCGCGAGCGCTCTTGCCAGCGTCGAAAAGGCCGAAGGCGTCCTCGCTGACGCGAGCGTGAAGGGCGAGGATGTTGGAACCGAAATCCTCGCCTCGCAACAACGCAGCGCGGGCTCCGAAACCGAAATCGCGCGGATCGAGGAGCGGCTGAAGGCAGGCGGGCTCGACAAGCGCGAGCGCGCCGAATTGTTGGCGCAGGTCGCCCAGCTTCGCGGGCAGCTCGGCGACGAACGCCAGAGCCGCCGCGACGGCGAAGCGCGCATCGCGTGGACCAGCGTCGCGTTCAACTATGTCAGCGACGGCGGACTGCCGGGCATCGGGCGTGAAAATCCATTCAGCAACGCCTGGAGCGCGTTGCTCGGCAGCGGCGGCACGCTGCTATCGGTTGTGCTGGTCTTTGGTGCGGCGATCCTGCCCTGGGCACTGCTGGCGGCACTGGCCGTCTATCTGTGGCGGCGTTTTCGCGGGCGTCCGACCGAACCGCCGGCGTCCGCTACCTGA
- a CDS encoding ATP-dependent helicase: MNSLPASPSDPSDPPYLQGLNDPQRQAVLTTEGPVLMLAGAGTGKTAALTARLAHIIATRRAWPSEILAVTFTNKAAREMRERIGRMIGDAVEGMPWLGTFHSICAKMLRRHAELVGLQSNFTILDTDDQLRVLKQLIQAEGLDEKRWPARQLAGLIDKWKNRGLVPGDLDASDREAYADGKGQHFYALYQARLKTLNACDFGDLLLHMLVILKTHRDVLEQYQTRFKYILVDEYQDTNASQYLWLRLLAQSRKNICCVGDDDQSIYSWRGAEVANILRFEKDFPGATVIRLEQNYRSTPQILAAASALIAQNSDRLGKTLWTELDAGDKVRVVGVWDGPEEARRIGEELEDLQRQRISLDRAAILVRAQFQTREFEDRFIAIGMPYRIVGGFRFYERAEIRDALAYLRLVQSPADDLAFERIVNVPKRGLGDKALARIHQFARHERAPLFHAASRITETDELTPQARRQLANFVAQMRSWQGKAAELSHPELTQLILDESGYTAMLQADRSAEAAGRLENLSELVRAMEEYESLEAFLEHVSLVMDRDQNNDTETVTIMTIHAAKGLEFDHVFLAGWEDGVFPSQRAMDEGGTASLEEERRLAYVAITRARRRASIYHAANRRIYGQWMSSIPSRFIGEIPPEHVTSENSFGGGQSLWRANWSAQGDPFAHVADRNPARTMTRGPAWQRATAQSSTITRAPAPSERGPAASVGAKPRSDLAIGMRVFHEKFGYGEIIDIDGNKLDVEFDQAGSKKVLDGFVRAA; the protein is encoded by the coding sequence GTGAACAGCCTCCCCGCCTCGCCGTCCGATCCCTCGGACCCGCCCTATCTGCAAGGCCTCAACGACCCGCAGCGGCAGGCGGTGCTGACGACCGAAGGGCCGGTGCTGATGCTCGCGGGCGCGGGCACCGGCAAGACCGCGGCGCTGACCGCGCGGCTTGCGCATATCATCGCGACGCGCCGGGCCTGGCCGTCCGAAATCCTCGCCGTCACCTTCACCAACAAGGCGGCGCGCGAGATGCGCGAGCGCATCGGGCGGATGATCGGCGACGCGGTCGAGGGGATGCCGTGGCTCGGCACCTTTCACAGCATCTGCGCGAAGATGCTTCGCCGCCACGCCGAACTGGTCGGGCTGCAAAGCAATTTCACCATCCTCGACACCGACGACCAGCTTCGCGTCCTGAAACAGCTCATCCAGGCCGAAGGGCTCGACGAAAAGCGCTGGCCCGCGCGCCAGCTCGCGGGGCTGATCGACAAGTGGAAGAACCGCGGGCTGGTCCCGGGCGACCTCGATGCGTCGGACCGCGAAGCCTATGCCGACGGCAAGGGGCAGCATTTCTATGCGCTCTATCAGGCGCGACTGAAGACGCTCAATGCCTGCGATTTCGGCGACCTGCTGCTCCACATGCTGGTCATTCTCAAGACGCACCGCGACGTGCTGGAGCAGTATCAGACCCGCTTCAAATATATCCTTGTCGACGAGTATCAGGACACCAACGCCAGCCAATATCTGTGGCTCCGCTTGCTTGCGCAAAGCCGGAAGAATATCTGCTGCGTCGGCGACGACGACCAGTCGATCTATTCGTGGCGCGGCGCCGAGGTCGCGAATATCCTGCGCTTCGAAAAGGATTTTCCCGGCGCGACGGTGATCCGCCTCGAACAGAATTACCGCTCGACCCCGCAGATTCTGGCCGCCGCCTCGGCGCTGATCGCGCAGAACAGCGACCGACTCGGCAAGACGCTGTGGACCGAACTCGACGCGGGCGACAAGGTGCGCGTCGTCGGCGTGTGGGACGGGCCGGAGGAAGCGCGGCGGATCGGCGAGGAACTCGAGGATTTGCAGCGCCAGCGGATATCGCTCGACCGCGCCGCGATCCTCGTCCGCGCGCAGTTCCAGACACGCGAGTTTGAAGATCGCTTCATCGCGATCGGCATGCCGTACCGCATCGTCGGCGGCTTTCGCTTCTACGAACGCGCCGAAATCCGCGACGCGCTCGCCTATCTGCGCCTCGTCCAGTCGCCCGCCGACGATCTCGCGTTCGAGCGCATCGTCAATGTCCCCAAGCGCGGGCTCGGCGATAAGGCGCTCGCGCGCATTCACCAGTTCGCGCGGCACGAGCGCGCGCCGCTCTTCCACGCCGCGTCGCGGATCACCGAGACCGACGAACTGACACCGCAGGCGCGCCGCCAGCTTGCGAACTTCGTCGCGCAGATGCGCAGTTGGCAGGGCAAGGCGGCCGAGCTGTCGCATCCCGAGCTGACCCAGCTCATCCTCGACGAATCGGGCTATACCGCGATGCTGCAGGCCGACCGCAGCGCCGAGGCGGCGGGGCGGCTCGAAAACCTCTCCGAACTCGTGCGCGCGATGGAGGAATATGAGTCGCTGGAGGCGTTCCTGGAGCATGTCAGCCTCGTCATGGATCGCGATCAGAACAACGATACCGAAACCGTGACGATCATGACGATTCACGCCGCCAAGGGCCTCGAATTCGACCATGTCTTTCTCGCGGGGTGGGAGGACGGCGTCTTTCCGTCGCAGCGCGCGATGGACGAAGGCGGCACCGCGAGCCTCGAGGAGGAGCGCCGCCTCGCCTATGTCGCGATCACCCGCGCGCGGCGGCGCGCGAGCATCTATCACGCCGCGAACCGTCGCATCTACGGCCAGTGGATGAGCAGCATCCCGAGCCGCTTCATCGGGGAAATTCCCCCCGAGCATGTGACGAGCGAAAACAGCTTCGGCGGTGGGCAGAGCCTGTGGCGCGCCAACTGGTCGGCGCAGGGCGATCCCTTCGCGCATGTCGCGGACCGCAATCCCGCGCGCACGATGACGCGCGGACCGGCATGGCAGCGTGCCACGGCGCAATCCTCGACGATCACGCGCGCCCCCGCGCCCAGCGAGCGCGGCCCCGCCGCCTCGGTCGGCGCCAAGCCGCGCTCCGACCTTGCGATCGGGATGCGCGTGTTCCACGAGAAGTTCGGCTATGGCGAGATCATCGACATCGACGGCAACAAGCTCGACGTCGAATTCGATCAGGCAGGCAGCAAGAAGGTTCTCGACGGCTTCGTGCGCGCAGCCTGA
- a CDS encoding Rossmann-like and DUF2520 domain-containing protein: MTMFRQIGIIGSGRVAQTFALALGPHSGAPVLLWGRSQDKASVAARRVQAIAVHDPVPFANNCDLIAIAVSDDALSHVVAELAGIAPVAFVFHVSGSRGAAILDPLHRAGALTAAIHPAMTFTGDARSEVVRMAQARFAVTGSSPEAGEIARAVVGLLGGVAVEVAEESRLLYHAALCHASNHLVTLMAGASHALAAAGVDDPAALLAPLVRAALENSLERGFAALSGPLLRGDDETVAGHLTALAADCPALLPAYRAMALATLGELGRAEPSALRRALDSAAAVP; the protein is encoded by the coding sequence ATGACCATGTTTCGGCAGATCGGCATTATCGGCTCGGGTCGGGTCGCGCAGACGTTCGCGCTCGCGCTTGGGCCGCATTCGGGCGCGCCGGTCCTGCTGTGGGGGCGGTCGCAGGACAAGGCTTCTGTTGCCGCCAGACGAGTGCAGGCCATCGCCGTGCACGACCCCGTTCCCTTCGCCAACAATTGCGACCTGATCGCGATCGCGGTTTCCGATGACGCTCTATCCCACGTCGTGGCCGAACTCGCCGGAATAGCGCCGGTGGCCTTCGTCTTTCACGTCAGCGGGAGCCGCGGCGCCGCGATCCTCGATCCGCTGCACCGCGCCGGTGCGCTGACCGCGGCGATCCATCCCGCGATGACCTTTACCGGCGACGCCCGGAGCGAGGTCGTGCGCATGGCGCAGGCACGGTTTGCGGTCACCGGCTCCTCGCCGGAGGCCGGCGAGATCGCGCGGGCAGTCGTCGGCCTGCTCGGCGGTGTGGCGGTCGAGGTCGCCGAGGAGAGCCGCCTGCTCTATCACGCCGCGCTCTGCCACGCTTCCAACCATCTCGTGACGCTGATGGCGGGCGCGTCGCACGCACTGGCGGCGGCGGGCGTCGACGATCCCGCGGCGCTGCTCGCGCCCCTCGTTCGGGCGGCGCTCGAAAACAGTCTGGAGCGCGGCTTCGCGGCGCTGTCGGGGCCGCTGCTGCGCGGCGACGACGAGACGGTCGCGGGGCATCTTACCGCGCTCGCCGCCGATTGCCCCGCCCTGCTCCCCGCCTATCGCGCGATGGCACTCGCGACGCTGGGCGAATTGGGGCGGGCCGAGCCGTCGGCGCTTCGCCGCGCACTGGACAGCGCTGCCGCTGTTCCCTAA
- a CDS encoding MFS transporter, protein MDLAPYRKHRRILTASLVGTAVEFYDFYVYATAAALVIGPLFFPAESASAQLMFSFMSFGLAFLARPVGAIVFGHYGDRIGRKSTLVASLMLMGASTLLIAFLPTYAMVGWVAPLLLCILRFGQGLGLGGEWGGAALLAVENAPPGWKSRFGMFPQLGAPVGFIAANGLFLLLGLMLNDADFASWGWRIPFLFSAVLVGLGLWVRLKIGETPDFKEALEQDAPVGVPLGELLRHHLLATLAGTFAVVACFAIFYLSTSFALAHGTATLGYPKEQFLLVQLGAILFMAGGIIFAGYASDASSAQRVLTWGCGATILVGLLFGPSLASGSWPIIFAGLAAALFVMGLVYGPLGSWLTALFPVRVRYTGASVTFNAGGILGGALAPIIAQALSDWRGTDVVGLYLALAGVVSWIGLLMVRKTSRQP, encoded by the coding sequence ATGGATCTGGCACCATATCGCAAGCACCGCCGCATCCTGACCGCGAGTCTCGTCGGCACCGCGGTCGAGTTCTATGATTTCTATGTCTATGCGACCGCCGCCGCGCTGGTGATCGGGCCGCTCTTCTTTCCTGCCGAATCGGCGTCGGCGCAGCTTATGTTCAGTTTCATGAGCTTCGGGCTGGCCTTTCTCGCGCGGCCCGTCGGCGCGATCGTCTTCGGTCATTATGGCGACCGCATCGGGCGCAAGTCGACCCTCGTCGCCTCGCTGATGCTGATGGGCGCTTCGACGCTGCTGATCGCCTTTCTGCCGACCTATGCGATGGTGGGCTGGGTCGCGCCGCTGCTGCTCTGCATCCTGCGCTTCGGGCAGGGGCTGGGGCTCGGCGGCGAATGGGGCGGCGCGGCGCTGCTCGCGGTCGAGAATGCGCCGCCTGGATGGAAGTCGCGCTTCGGCATGTTCCCGCAATTGGGCGCGCCGGTCGGCTTTATCGCCGCGAACGGGCTGTTCCTGCTGCTCGGGCTGATGCTGAACGACGCCGATTTCGCGAGCTGGGGCTGGCGTATCCCCTTTCTCTTTTCGGCGGTGCTCGTCGGCCTCGGCCTCTGGGTGCGGCTCAAGATCGGCGAGACGCCCGATTTCAAGGAAGCGCTGGAGCAGGACGCGCCCGTCGGCGTCCCGCTCGGCGAATTGCTGCGCCATCATCTGCTCGCAACGCTCGCGGGCACCTTTGCGGTCGTCGCCTGTTTCGCGATCTTCTATCTCTCGACCAGCTTCGCGCTCGCGCACGGCACGGCGACGCTCGGCTATCCCAAGGAGCAATTCCTGCTCGTCCAGCTCGGCGCGATCCTGTTCATGGCGGGCGGCATTATCTTCGCCGGCTATGCGAGCGACGCATCGAGCGCACAGCGCGTGCTGACGTGGGGATGCGGCGCGACGATCCTCGTCGGGCTGCTCTTCGGGCCGTCGCTGGCGTCGGGAAGCTGGCCGATCATCTTTGCCGGGCTCGCGGCGGCGCTGTTCGTGATGGGCCTCGTCTATGGCCCGCTCGGAAGCTGGCTGACAGCGCTGTTCCCGGTGCGCGTGCGCTATACCGGCGCGTCGGTGACCTTCAACGCCGGCGGCATATTGGGCGGCGCGCTCGCGCCGATCATCGCACAGGCGCTGAGCGACTGGCGCGGGACCGACGTCGTCGGGCTTTATCTCGCGCTCGCCGGGGTCGTGAGCTGGATCGGACTGCTGATGGTGCGGAAGACGTCACGCCAGCCGTAG
- the rsmD gene encoding 16S rRNA (guanine(966)-N(2))-methyltransferase RsmD has product MRVIAGEWRGRKLIAPKNDATRPTADRTRETLFSMLTSRVGSFEGLYVADLFAGSGALGIEALSRGAAHCLFGEQDRDALDALGKNLASLDASARADVRAGSVLGLGPARRSFDLLLFDAPYETGAGSVALDKLNRLGWVGPDSWISVETGERESVDVAGFAIDTERRVGKAKLTLLRLA; this is encoded by the coding sequence ATGAGGGTCATCGCGGGCGAATGGCGCGGTCGCAAGCTGATCGCGCCGAAGAATGACGCGACGCGCCCTACGGCGGATCGTACGCGCGAGACGCTCTTCTCGATGCTCACCAGCCGCGTCGGCAGTTTCGAGGGGCTGTATGTCGCCGATCTGTTCGCGGGCTCGGGCGCGCTCGGGATCGAGGCGCTGTCGCGCGGCGCCGCACACTGCCTGTTCGGCGAGCAGGACCGCGACGCTCTCGATGCGCTCGGCAAGAATCTCGCTTCACTTGACGCGTCGGCGCGCGCCGACGTTCGCGCAGGCTCCGTCCTTGGTCTCGGCCCTGCTCGCCGCAGCTTCGATCTGTTGCTGTTCGACGCGCCTTACGAGACCGGAGCCGGAAGTGTCGCGCTCGACAAGCTCAACCGGCTGGGCTGGGTCGGACCCGATAGCTGGATTTCGGTCGAGACCGGCGAGCGCGAAAGCGTCGACGTTGCGGGGTTCGCGATCGATACCGAGCGCCGGGTCGGCAAGGCGAAGCTGACGCTGCTACGGCTGGCGTGA
- a CDS encoding pseudouridine synthase yields the protein MNSRRPPRSAPPSAPADAPRGRRAARAAAPPRNPKAEPEREDGPQRIAKLLARAGVGSRRDVERMIEEGRIALNGETIAQPAPLLASLDGLTVDGNPVAKPVSTRLYRFHKPAGCLTAARDPKGRKTIYDILPKGLPRLMPVGRLDYNTEGLLLLTNDGAFKRQLELPASGVERTYRARAFGDISQTQLEDLVEGIEIDGIRYGKIDANLERRTGRNQWIEMTLTEGKNREVRRVLEHLGLQVSRLIRTRYGQFTLEGLDMGQVEIVPRDELFQFRRRLDK from the coding sequence ATGAACAGCCGCCGCCCACCCCGCAGCGCCCCCCCTTCGGCGCCCGCCGATGCCCCGCGCGGCCGCCGCGCCGCACGCGCCGCCGCGCCGCCGCGCAACCCCAAGGCCGAGCCCGAACGCGAGGACGGGCCGCAGCGGATCGCCAAACTGCTTGCGCGTGCGGGCGTCGGATCGCGCCGCGATGTCGAGCGGATGATCGAGGAAGGCCGTATCGCGCTCAATGGTGAAACGATCGCGCAACCCGCGCCGTTGCTCGCGTCACTTGATGGGCTGACGGTCGATGGCAACCCCGTCGCAAAGCCCGTCTCGACGCGCCTCTATCGTTTCCACAAGCCCGCGGGCTGCCTGACCGCGGCGCGCGACCCCAAGGGGCGCAAGACGATCTATGACATCCTGCCCAAGGGGTTACCGCGGCTGATGCCGGTCGGGCGGCTCGACTATAACACCGAAGGGCTGTTACTCCTCACCAATGACGGCGCGTTCAAGCGCCAGCTCGAGCTTCCCGCAAGCGGGGTCGAGCGCACCTATCGCGCGCGCGCTTTCGGCGACATCAGCCAGACGCAGCTCGAGGATCTGGTCGAAGGGATCGAGATCGACGGCATCCGTTACGGCAAGATCGACGCCAATCTCGAACGCCGCACCGGGCGCAACCAATGGATCGAGATGACGCTGACCGAAGGGAAGAATCGCGAGGTTCGCCGCGTTCTCGAACATCTCGGCCTTCAGGTCAGCCGCCTGATCCGCACGCGCTATGGGCAGTTCACCCTCGAAGGGCTCGACATGGGGCAGGTCGAGATCGTGCCGCGGGACGAGTTGTTCCAGTTCCGGCGCCGGCTCGACAAATGA
- a CDS encoding response regulator: protein MLFASRPSCIKRLLVIEDDPLVAFDNERTLKHGGYDVVATVDSGEAAVAVIASVQIDAIVLDLGLAGDMTGREVARLARDRGIAVLLVTGQIPADAQEIAVACLGKPHSASALLSAVKAVETMTCKKKAPRKVSGLVTFWRPEAA, encoded by the coding sequence ATGCTCTTCGCGTCTCGCCCGTCGTGCATCAAGCGTCTGTTGGTCATCGAGGATGACCCGCTGGTGGCGTTCGACAACGAGCGGACGCTGAAGCACGGTGGCTACGACGTCGTCGCGACAGTCGATTCGGGTGAAGCCGCGGTCGCGGTGATCGCCTCGGTCCAGATCGACGCGATCGTCCTCGACCTTGGCCTCGCGGGCGATATGACGGGCCGCGAAGTCGCCCGCCTCGCGCGCGACCGCGGCATCGCGGTGCTGCTGGTGACGGGCCAAATTCCCGCCGATGCCCAAGAGATCGCGGTCGCCTGCCTCGGCAAGCCGCACAGCGCCTCGGCGCTGCTGTCGGCGGTGAAGGCGGTCGAGACGATGACCTGCAAGAAGAAGGCGCCGCGCAAGGTCAGCGGCCTCGTTACCTTCTGGCGCCCCGAAGCGGCGTGA
- a CDS encoding MFS transporter, whose amino-acid sequence MQLGLDSLVLVAVLALVIGLAFVIPSFAPYRKPMPIVAFLLGISSGFPLTLLLGTMTFWLSKVGIEKSTIGFAIGLTTPYTLKFLWAPLVDRLPLPFLTRTFGQRRGWLFFIQALLVIAIWQLGTSNPTNDHLAPFALWAIVVAFLSATQDIVIDAYRIEILSDAELPHGTAMNQFGYRTGNLIAGVGTIALASPEGFNLGWAAAYGFTGLAILPALLGALYAGPGRFDPNRARAAGQNFGDWLRDTVINPFREFFSRHGAILILLFVLVYKVGDAMGQGMLNPMIVELGFTDTEFVAINKGVGFVALIVGSALAAPFIAWLGMGRALLVSGLMMMFSNVLFAVLASVGHSPLMLAIAVGTENFTSGIGLTVFVTYLSGLSSLAYTATQFALLSSFAAVGRTWLAAPGGYIAEGLGWVGFWLFTVAAAVPGMLLLWILWKKGFVVQTVRQPSTEDDGHEAMGIGDDKPKTAAT is encoded by the coding sequence ATGCAACTGGGGCTCGATTCATTGGTGCTGGTTGCCGTGCTTGCGCTGGTCATCGGCCTGGCATTCGTCATCCCCAGCTTTGCCCCCTATCGCAAGCCGATGCCGATCGTTGCCTTCCTGCTCGGCATTTCGAGCGGGTTCCCGCTGACGCTATTGCTGGGCACGATGACTTTCTGGCTGTCAAAAGTCGGGATCGAGAAATCTACCATCGGCTTCGCAATTGGCCTCACAACCCCCTATACGCTAAAATTCCTCTGGGCGCCGCTCGTCGATCGTCTGCCGCTGCCTTTCCTGACCCGCACCTTCGGCCAACGCCGTGGCTGGCTGTTTTTCATCCAGGCGTTGCTCGTCATCGCGATATGGCAACTTGGAACGAGTAACCCGACAAACGATCATCTTGCGCCCTTCGCCCTCTGGGCCATCGTCGTCGCCTTTCTTTCGGCGACTCAAGACATTGTGATCGATGCCTATCGCATCGAAATATTGAGCGACGCCGAACTGCCGCACGGCACCGCGATGAACCAGTTCGGCTATCGCACCGGCAATTTGATCGCGGGTGTCGGAACGATCGCGCTCGCATCGCCCGAGGGGTTCAATCTCGGTTGGGCGGCCGCTTATGGTTTCACCGGGCTCGCGATCCTTCCGGCGCTACTCGGCGCGCTTTACGCCGGTCCCGGTCGGTTTGATCCGAACCGCGCCCGCGCGGCAGGGCAAAATTTCGGCGACTGGCTGCGGGACACGGTCATCAATCCGTTTCGGGAATTTTTCTCGCGCCACGGCGCGATACTGATTTTGCTGTTCGTGCTCGTTTACAAGGTGGGCGACGCGATGGGGCAGGGCATGCTCAATCCGATGATTGTCGAACTCGGCTTCACCGACACCGAATTCGTGGCGATCAACAAAGGGGTCGGCTTCGTGGCGCTGATCGTCGGCTCAGCCCTGGCGGCGCCGTTCATCGCCTGGTTGGGTATGGGACGCGCGCTGCTCGTGTCAGGCTTGATGATGATGTTCAGCAACGTCCTTTTCGCGGTGCTGGCTTCGGTCGGCCATTCGCCGCTGATGCTGGCGATTGCCGTCGGCACGGAGAATTTCACGAGCGGGATCGGCCTGACCGTCTTTGTCACTTATCTTTCGGGCTTGTCCAGCCTCGCCTATACCGCCACCCAATTCGCATTGCTGTCGTCGTTTGCGGCCGTCGGCCGCACATGGCTCGCAGCTCCTGGCGGCTATATCGCCGAAGGACTGGGATGGGTCGGCTTCTGGCTCTTTACTGTTGCGGCTGCCGTTCCCGGTATGCTGCTGCTCTGGATTCTCTGGAAAAAGGGCTTTGTTGTCCAGACGGTTCGCCAGCCGAGCACCGAGGACGACGGACACGAAGCTATGGGCATTGGCGATGACAAGCCGAAAACGGCGGCAACCTGA
- a CDS encoding PLDc N-terminal domain-containing protein, whose protein sequence is MHFLILSLALQVLCIVHVFRTGRNTAWIMAIAFLPMVGILAYFIVEILPGLPRDRRVREARTKIADRMDPERRVRDARDAVEFSDTVGHRLELGDALVARERHGEALEQYRMAERLSPHVDRMIGMRIAESAYEAGHSAEALAALDALPKTLSQTDLDRRALLRAKVAETEDRAQDALAIYREIVGRVPGDEVRCRMAALLIAEGDRREARVVLQEVEKRMKRTPPVTLKAEAAMYDWVKRTLAELG, encoded by the coding sequence ATGCATTTCCTGATCCTCTCGCTGGCGCTGCAGGTGCTGTGCATCGTCCATGTGTTTCGCACCGGGCGGAACACGGCGTGGATCATGGCCATCGCCTTTCTGCCGATGGTCGGCATTCTGGCCTATTTCATCGTCGAGATTCTTCCCGGTTTGCCCCGCGATCGCCGCGTACGTGAGGCGCGGACGAAGATCGCCGATCGCATGGATCCCGAACGTCGGGTGCGCGATGCGCGCGACGCGGTCGAGTTCAGCGACACCGTCGGTCACCGCCTCGAACTGGGCGATGCGCTGGTGGCGCGCGAGCGCCATGGCGAAGCGCTCGAACAATATCGTATGGCCGAACGCCTGTCGCCGCACGTCGATCGCATGATCGGCATGCGGATCGCCGAATCCGCCTATGAAGCCGGGCATTCCGCCGAAGCGCTCGCCGCGCTTGACGCGCTTCCCAAAACCTTGTCGCAGACCGATCTTGACCGCCGGGCGCTGCTTCGCGCCAAGGTCGCCGAAACCGAAGACCGGGCGCAGGATGCGCTCGCGATATATCGAGAGATCGTCGGCCGCGTGCCGGGCGACGAGGTGCGGTGCCGGATGGCGGCGCTCTTGATCGCCGAAGGCGACCGGCGCGAGGCGCGCGTCGTGTTGCAGGAGGTTGAAAAGCGGATGAAACGCACGCCGCCGGTCACGCTCAAGGCCGAAGCGGCGATGTATGATTGGGTCAAACGAACGCTCGCCGAACTGGGTTAG